The sequence GTCCGCCGGACTGGGTGCCGATACGGTGATCATGGACCTCAACCCCGAAGTGCTGGAGAAGGTCGGCACCCATTTCGAGGCGCGCGCAAGCACGCGCTTCGCCAGCCGCGCCAACCTGGAGGAGGCCGTGGCGGAAGCCGACATGGTGGTCGGCGCCGTGCTGGTGCCGGGTGCGGCAGCGCCCAAGCTGGTCAGCCGCGAAATGCTCAAGACCATGAAGCCCGGCGCGGTGCTGGTGGACGTCGCCATCGACCAGGGCGGCTGCTTCGAGACCAGTCGTCCCACCACGCATGACGAGCCGACCTATGTCGTCGACGACATCGTGCACTACTGCGTTGCCAACATGCCGGGCGCGGTCAGCCGCACCAGCACCTATGCGCTGAACAACGTCACCCTGCCCCACGCCATCCGCATCGCGAACCTCGGCTGGAAGGAAGCCATGCGCAGCGATCCGCACCTGGCACAGGGCCTGAACGTGCACGCCGGACGCATTACCTATCCGGCGGTGGCTAGCGAACTTGGTTACGATCTGCTTTCGATCGAGGCAGCAATCGCCTAAGTTACTGGGAAGCAGGCGCAAAAATTGCCGCAGCGGATTTAACGCATTCTAAGGCGGAACCGCCTATTTCAAAGGCATGGTAGGGTCCCATGCCAAGTCACTTCTTGCAGTCATGCTCGCACTGGTTGCGTGTGTGCTTGCGCGCCCGCTGGCCGCGCAGGATATGACGAGTGCCTTTGCCCCAGGATCGCAGTGCTTTGCCGATGCGCCCGGTTCGATGGGCTATGCCGAGCTCAGCAGCCAGCCGGCACTGTGGAATTGCGATCCGCACGATATGGGCACGCACGAACGGGTCGCGCTGCGGCTGGATCTGCGCGACCTGCCCGCAGGACAGGCCGCGCCCGATCACCTGAAAGTGGTGCGGCTGCACTTCGACCAGATGGAAGTCGTCGCCATCGGGGCGGATGGCAGCCGCGCTGCCATCACTCTCGGCCGCAACGAACTCGCGCCGGGACGGGACTTGCTGGAAGCCGGCATTCCCATCCCGCAGCTGGATACGCCACCGGTCGCCGTGATGCTGATCGTCGAAGGCGCACCGTCGGCGGTGCGCTGGCTGGCCGCCGAGCCGGTCCGCGGCCCGCCCATGCGCGCCATTGCCGGGCTCGACCACCTGCTCGCCGCGATGCTCTGCGGCCTGCTGCTGGCACCAATATTCTTCGACGTCGGTTTCTATCGCACGCTGCGCAACCCCTTCCCGCTCTATCATGCGGCCTTCTGTGCCCTGGCAGTGGTGCAGACTGCGGCAGTCTCGGGCCTGCTGCTGATGTTCACCGACCTGGCCATGTACACGCAGCGGGCGGTCTCGATCCTGTCGTTCGACCTGATGGTCAGCGCCAGCAGCCTGTTCATCCTCAACTTCGTCGAACACGGCATCTTCAACAGGTTTCACCGACGCCTGCTCTACGGCATGGCGGCGGGGACGGCTTTCCTCGGACTGTTTGCATCCTTCGGCCTGCCCATCGTCGGCGTGTCGGCAGGGACCGTCTACTATGTAGGCTACCTCGCCTACCTCGCTGCGCTGGGAGTGATTCTGGTGCGCGCCCTGAGCATGGGCAGCCGCGCCATGAAATTCATCATCCTCGCGCACCTCCCGCTGCTGCTGGTAGGCGTGTCGCGCGTGGCCAAGGCCTTGTTCGCTCCCGAGTTCGTCCTCGACACCTATTGGGTGCAGAACCTGGCGCTGGCCTTCGAGGTCATCGTGACCGCCTATGCCGTGACCGACCGCTTCCTGAAGATCAAGCGCGAGCGCGACCTAGCCGTAACCGAGGCCCGCACGCTGGAAGAGCTGAGCGAGCGTGACGCGCTGACCGGCCTGCTCAATCGACGCGCCATCGAGGCGCGCTTTGCCGCCTTGCGGGCCGAGGGATTCACCACGCTGGCCGTGATCGACCTCGACCATTTCAAGAGCGTCAACGACAGGCACGGCCACACCGCCGGCGACCACGTGCTGAAGAAGGTCGCGGCGGTCTTGCGTGCCGACGACGACAACTCGCTGGCCTTCCGCATGGGCGGCGAGGAGTTCATCCTGCTGCTGCGCGGCAAACATGCGCTCGAGCGCGCCGAGCAGCGCCGCCTCGCCATTACCGAAGAGGCCTCCTCGCCGCGCGGCGAGCCGGTGACCGCCAGCATGGGCATCGTCGAGGCGCCCGCCGATGCGTTGGCCGATGCCAGCTTCGAGGCACTCTATGCGCGCGCCGACCGGCTGCTCTACGAAGCCAAGGCCAGCGGGCGCGACTGCACCATGTCGGAGCGTCTGAAGGTCTTCCGTCCGCGCACCAGCGTGGAGCGCCGCGCCGCGGCCTAGCCCGACGCCTCAGCCCAGCGATTCAGCCCATTTGGGGCATGAACGGAGCCGCCACTTCGGATGGCACGCGCAGCAGTCGGCCGCTGTCCTTTTCCACCATGGCCCAGGTCGTCTTGGCGCGCACCAGCACCCGGTCTTCGCTGTCGGTGAAGGTGAAGTGGCGGTCGAAGCGCGCCCCGCGCGGGCCTTCGCGGATTTCGGTCAGGGCCTGCACCTCGGCGCCCTCGCCCACGTTGCCGCGATAGTCGATCTCGTGCCGGGTCACGACCCAGGCATAGGCCTCGACATGTTCGGGCAGCGCCTG is a genomic window of Aurantiacibacter sp. MUD11 containing:
- the ald gene encoding alanine dehydrogenase gives rise to the protein MRIGCPREIKNREYRVGLTPESAGELVANGHEVWMESGAGAGIGAFDSEYRERGAKVVDTAEEVFAECEMIVKVKEPQAEEIARLREGQVLYTYLHLAPDPEQTAGLVKSGATCIAYETVTGPRGGLPLLKPMSQVAGRMSIQAGATALEKANGGRGVLLGGVPGVMPGKVVVIGGGVVGFNAAQMSAGLGADTVIMDLNPEVLEKVGTHFEARASTRFASRANLEEAVAEADMVVGAVLVPGAAAPKLVSREMLKTMKPGAVLVDVAIDQGGCFETSRPTTHDEPTYVVDDIVHYCVANMPGAVSRTSTYALNNVTLPHAIRIANLGWKEAMRSDPHLAQGLNVHAGRITYPAVASELGYDLLSIEAAIA
- a CDS encoding GGDEF domain-containing protein, with amino-acid sequence MTSAFAPGSQCFADAPGSMGYAELSSQPALWNCDPHDMGTHERVALRLDLRDLPAGQAAPDHLKVVRLHFDQMEVVAIGADGSRAAITLGRNELAPGRDLLEAGIPIPQLDTPPVAVMLIVEGAPSAVRWLAAEPVRGPPMRAIAGLDHLLAAMLCGLLLAPIFFDVGFYRTLRNPFPLYHAAFCALAVVQTAAVSGLLLMFTDLAMYTQRAVSILSFDLMVSASSLFILNFVEHGIFNRFHRRLLYGMAAGTAFLGLFASFGLPIVGVSAGTVYYVGYLAYLAALGVILVRALSMGSRAMKFIILAHLPLLLVGVSRVAKALFAPEFVLDTYWVQNLALAFEVIVTAYAVTDRFLKIKRERDLAVTEARTLEELSERDALTGLLNRRAIEARFAALRAEGFTTLAVIDLDHFKSVNDRHGHTAGDHVLKKVAAVLRADDDNSLAFRMGGEEFILLLRGKHALERAEQRRLAITEEASSPRGEPVTASMGIVEAPADALADASFEALYARADRLLYEAKASGRDCTMSERLKVFRPRTSVERRAAA
- a CDS encoding acyl-CoA thioesterase — its product is MSNSYSRTFTALPEHIDANGHVNNAVWVRWMEELAVAHWIAQALPEHVEAYAWVVTRHEIDYRGNVGEGAEVQALTEIREGPRGARFDRHFTFTDSEDRVLVRAKTTWAMVEKDSGRLLRVPSEVAAPFMPQMG